TCTGGGCCGCGATCGTGGCGCCGGCCGCCACGCCCGAGGCGGTGGTCGGCAAGCTCAACGCCGAGCTGGTGCGCATCCTGAAGTCCGCCGAGATCAAGGACAAGTGGCGCACCATGGATTTTGAAACCCTGCCGTCCACGCCCGAGGAGTTCACCCGGTTCGCACAGGCGGATTCGCGGCGCTGGGCCGAGGCGGTGAAGATTTCCGGCTTCAAGGCCAGCGAATAGAGGGAGTCCTGCCATGTTCTATTCGCCGGGCAGCGAAACCTCGGGCCTGCCCCACAACCCGTTCAAGTCCTGCTGCGTGCCGCGCCCGATCGGCTGGATCTCCACCGTCAGCGCGGCCGGCGTGCACAACCTTGCTCCCTACAGCCAGTTCCAGAACCTGACCTGGGACCCGCCCACCGTGATGGTGGCGGCCAATGCGCGGGCGGACGGCTCCCCCAAGGACACCGCCGCGAACATCCTGGCGACCGGCGAGTTCGTCTGGAACATGGCCACCTACGACCTGCGCGAGTGGGTGGTCGGCAGCTCGCGCGACTGGGCGTCGGGCGTGGACGAGTTCAGCGAGCTGTCCATTCCCTGGGTGCCGTCCGTGCATGTCGCGCCGCGCCGCGTGGCCGGCTCGCCGGTGCAGTTCGAGTGCCGGCTGACGCAGCAGCTGCGCATTCCCGGCAACACGGCCGAGGCCTCGGCCTGGCTGCTGGTCGGCCAGGTGGTGGGCATCCACATCGACGACGCGGCGCTCACGCCCGCGGGGCAGATCGATATCACCCGCCTCAAGCCGCTGGCGCGCATGGGCTACCGCGACTACACCTGCATCGAGCGGGTGTTCGAACTCAGCGAATTCACCGGCCGCCAGGCCGCGGGCATTGCCCATCTTCAGGAGGTTCTCCATGCATGACGCCCTCACCGTGCGGACGACCCGGCGCCAGGTGCTGATGCTGGCGGCTGCGGCAAGCCTGGGCACGGCTGCCCGGGCCCAGGCGGCCTACCCCGACAAGCCGGTGCGCATCGTGGTGCCCACTGCCGCCGGCTCCGGCTCGGACCTGATCGCGCGGGCGCTGGCCCAGCAGCTGGCGCTGGCCTGGAAGCAGCCGGTCACGGTGGACAACCGGGCCGGCGCCTCCGGCATCATCGGCGTCGAGGCGGCGGTGCGTTCGCCGGCCGACGGCTACACCCTGCTGATGTCGTCCTCCTCGCCGGTGATCATCAACCCGATGATCTTCCGCAAGCTGCCCTACGACCCGCGCACGGCGCTGACGCCGGTGTCGCACGTGGCGATCGGGCCGGCAGCGCTGCTGGTGAATGAAACCACGCGAGCCAGGAGCCTGGCCGAATTCGCGGCGCTGGCCAAGGCCCGGCCGCGGCAGCTCAGCTATGGCTCGTTTGGCACGGGCTCGGGCGGCCACCTCGGGGTGGAGGCCTTCTGCCAGGCCGCCGGCATCGAGATGATCCACGTGCCCTACAAGGGCACGGCGCCCGCGGTGACCGACCTGCTGGGCGGCCAGATCACCAGCGTGCTCACCGATCTGGCCACCGCGCAGACCCATATCCGCAGCGGCAAGCTGCGGGCGCTGGCCATCAACGGCCCGGCCCGTTCGCCGCTGCTGCCGGAAGTGCCCACCTTCACCGAGCAGGGTTTTGCCAGCGTGGAGGGCACCTATGCCCGCTTCGCGCTGTTCGCGCCCGCGGGCACGCCGCCCGCGGTGGTGGAGCGCGTCTCTGCCGACAGCACGGCCGCCCTGCGCCGGCCGGAGCTGCGCGAGCGCTTCACCGCACTGGGCTATGGCCTGGAGGGCAGCACCCCGGCCGAGCTGGCCGTCCTGCTGAGGCAGGACACCGACCGCTGGAGCCGCGTGATCGCGGCGCTGGGCGGCATTTCACTTGACCAATGAGGTTCATCCCGTGCCTTCCACTCGCACTTCTCCCTTCTCCCTGCGCCTGCCGGTGTTCGCCGCCCCGATGTTTTTGATCTCCGGCCCCGAACTGGTGCTGGCCGCCTGCAAGGCCGGCATCATCGGTGCCTTTCCCACGCCCAACGCACGCCCGATCGAGACGCTGGATGCCTGGATGCGGCAGATCACCGAGGGCCTGGCCCGCGCGCGCGACGAGCAGCCTGCGGCCACCATCGGCCCCTGGTGCGCCAACCTCGTCACGCACTCGTCCAACACGCGGCTGCCCGAGGACCTGGCGCTGATCGCCAAGTACAAGCCGCCGATCGTGGTCACCGCCCTGGGCAGTCCCAAGCCGGCCATCGAGGTGGTGCACGGCTATGGGGGCCTGGTGTTCGCCGACGTCATCAACCTCACGCTGGCGCGCAAGGCGGTGGCGGCCGGCGCCGATGGCCTGGCCTGCGTCTCGGCCGGCGCGGGCGGGCACACCGGTTCGCTCTCGCCGTTCGCCTTCGTGAGCGCGGTGCGCGAGTTCTTCGACGGCCACGTCATCGTGGGCGGCGGCATCAGCGACGGCTGGGGCGTGGCCGGCGCCATCGCGGCCGGGGCCGACTACGTCTACATGGGCACGCGCTTCATCCCGGTGGCCGAGAGCCTGGCCCAGGCCGAGTACAAGCAGATGCTGGTGGACAGCTCGGTGGATGACCTGGTGGTCAGCGCCGGCATCACCGGCACGCCCG
The sequence above is a segment of the Variovorax terrae genome. Coding sequences within it:
- a CDS encoding flavin reductase family protein — encoded protein: MFYSPGSETSGLPHNPFKSCCVPRPIGWISTVSAAGVHNLAPYSQFQNLTWDPPTVMVAANARADGSPKDTAANILATGEFVWNMATYDLREWVVGSSRDWASGVDEFSELSIPWVPSVHVAPRRVAGSPVQFECRLTQQLRIPGNTAEASAWLLVGQVVGIHIDDAALTPAGQIDITRLKPLARMGYRDYTCIERVFELSEFTGRQAAGIAHLQEVLHA
- a CDS encoding Bug family tripartite tricarboxylate transporter substrate binding protein; amino-acid sequence: MHDALTVRTTRRQVLMLAAAASLGTAARAQAAYPDKPVRIVVPTAAGSGSDLIARALAQQLALAWKQPVTVDNRAGASGIIGVEAAVRSPADGYTLLMSSSSPVIINPMIFRKLPYDPRTALTPVSHVAIGPAALLVNETTRARSLAEFAALAKARPRQLSYGSFGTGSGGHLGVEAFCQAAGIEMIHVPYKGTAPAVTDLLGGQITSVLTDLATAQTHIRSGKLRALAINGPARSPLLPEVPTFTEQGFASVEGTYARFALFAPAGTPPAVVERVSADSTAALRRPELRERFTALGYGLEGSTPAELAVLLRQDTDRWSRVIAALGGISLDQ
- a CDS encoding NAD(P)H-dependent flavin oxidoreductase, which produces MPSTRTSPFSLRLPVFAAPMFLISGPELVLAACKAGIIGAFPTPNARPIETLDAWMRQITEGLARARDEQPAATIGPWCANLVTHSSNTRLPEDLALIAKYKPPIVVTALGSPKPAIEVVHGYGGLVFADVINLTLARKAVAAGADGLACVSAGAGGHTGSLSPFAFVSAVREFFDGHVIVGGGISDGWGVAGAIAAGADYVYMGTRFIPVAESLAQAEYKQMLVDSSVDDLVVSAGITGTPASWLKPSLRANGLDPDNMPAAPARNYDSSQSIGAKKWKDVWAAGQGVGAIKSVEPVAAVVERLAQEYAQATARLAGLPYQAASAPRTDALRRVA